AGGTAAATATATGGAGCGTTTCCACGATGCTGGAATTACAGTAATCCCAGTTATTCCATCGGTAGCACTTGCTAAACGTATGGAAAAACTTGGAGCAGATGCTGTTGTCGCAGAAGGTATGGAAGCTGGTGGTCACATCGGTAAATTGACAACTATGGCACTTGTTCGCCAAGTTGCTGATGCGGTATCTATCCCAGTTATTGGAGCTGGTGGTGTTGCTGATGGACGTGGTATGGCTGCTGTTCTTATGCTTGGAGCAGAAGCTGTTCAGGTTGGTACGCGTTTCGCTGTTGCTAAAGAGTCTAATGCACACCAAAACTTCAAAGATAAGATTTTGAAGGCTAAAGATATTGATACTGTTATTTCAGCCTCAGTTGTTGGACACCCAGTTCGTGCGATTAAGAATAAATTGGCTACTGAATATAACCAAGCTGAAAAAGATTTCTTGGCTGGTAAGAAGACTCAAGAGGAAATTGAAGAGCTTGGTGCAGGTGCCCTTCGTAACGCGGTTGTTGATGGAGATGTGGAATATGGTTCAGTTATGGCTGGACAAATTGCAGGTCTTGTTCGTAAAGAAGAAACATGTGCAGAAATCTTGGAAGACCTATACACAGGTGCTGCCAAGGTGATTAAAGAAGAAGCTGCTCGTTGGGCAGATGTAAACGTCTAAAAACGTCGAAAGGATTAGGATAGTGACAAAACGTGCGTTCTTATTTGCTGGTCAAGGGGCTCAGAAATTGGGCATGGCGAGCGATTTGTATGCGACTTATCCCGTTGTCAAAGAGACATTTGATACGGCTAGTCGTATTCTAGGTTATGATTTGCGTGAATTGATTGATTCTAACGAAGAAAAACTTAATCAGACACGCTATACTCAACCAGCTATTTTGACAACGTCAGTAGCCATTTATCGCCTTTTGGCAGAAAATGGTATCACTCCTGATATTGTTGCCGGTCTCTCTTTGGGTGAATATTCTGCCCTAGTTGCGGCTGGAGCACTCTCATTTGAGGGTGCGGTAGCCTTGGTTGCTAAACGTGGAGAATTCATGGAAACAGCTGCTCCTGCTGGAAGTGGGAAAATGGTTGCTGTCATGAATACAGATCCAAGTTTGATTGAAGAAATCTGTCAAAAAGCATCTGAAAAGGGTGTAGTAACGCCTGCTAACTATAATACTCCAGCACAAATTGTTATTGGTGGTGAAGTTGAGGCTGTTGATTATGCTGTGGAATTGCTTAAAGAAGCTGGTGCTAAACGTTTGATTCCTCTTAATGTTTCAGG
The DNA window shown above is from Streptococcus salivarius and carries:
- the fabD gene encoding ACP S-malonyltransferase, whose product is MTKRAFLFAGQGAQKLGMASDLYATYPVVKETFDTASRILGYDLRELIDSNEEKLNQTRYTQPAILTTSVAIYRLLAENGITPDIVAGLSLGEYSALVAAGALSFEGAVALVAKRGEFMETAAPAGSGKMVAVMNTDPSLIEEICQKASEKGVVTPANYNTPAQIVIGGEVEAVDYAVELLKEAGAKRLIPLNVSGPFHTALLESASQKLAAELEKVSFKDFTLPLVGNTEAQIMKSEDVKALLARQVMEPVRFYDSIATIQEFGVDEVIEIGPGKVLSGFLKKIDKTLPTHNVEDQASLDALLNA
- the fabK gene encoding enoyl-[acyl-carrier-protein] reductase FabK translates to MKSRITELLGIKYPIFQGGMAWVADGDLAGAVSNAGGLGIIGGGNAPKEVVKANIDRVKQITDKPFGVNIMLLSPFADDIVDLVIEEGVKVVTTGAGNPGKYMERFHDAGITVIPVIPSVALAKRMEKLGADAVVAEGMEAGGHIGKLTTMALVRQVADAVSIPVIGAGGVADGRGMAAVLMLGAEAVQVGTRFAVAKESNAHQNFKDKILKAKDIDTVISASVVGHPVRAIKNKLATEYNQAEKDFLAGKKTQEEIEELGAGALRNAVVDGDVEYGSVMAGQIAGLVRKEETCAEILEDLYTGAAKVIKEEAARWADVNV